From one Nonomuraea polychroma genomic stretch:
- the ftsY gene encoding signal recognition particle-docking protein FtsY has product MPDDLENWHLVEGYLAVIVIVAVVALLAAGGLFLLFRPGRKAPPPVKPPEAPPLPEEERRPAAAEEGEGATTTLPPPAKPAEPVVVKPEIEVPPPSAGRMVRLRSRLARSQSTLGRGLLELLSRDRLDDEVWDEIEERLITADVGVAPTRAIVEELRTKVKVLGSRTPEEVRGLLREQLLIQINPDLDRTLHVQKHGERPAVALIVGVNGTGKTTTTGKLARVLIGDGKKVVLGAADTFRAAAADQLQTWGERVGADTVRGPEGGDPASVAFDAVARGMEEKVDVVIVDTAGRLHTKTGLMDELGKVKRVIEKKATVDEVLLVLDATTGQNGMRQAQVFAEVVNITGIALTKLDGTAKGGIVISVQRELGVPVKLVGLGEGPDDLAPFDPEVFVDAILGE; this is encoded by the coding sequence ATGCCGGACGATCTGGAAAACTGGCATCTTGTGGAAGGTTACCTCGCCGTCATCGTGATCGTGGCCGTCGTCGCCCTGCTGGCGGCCGGCGGTCTCTTCCTGCTCTTCAGGCCGGGACGCAAGGCGCCCCCGCCGGTCAAGCCGCCAGAGGCGCCGCCCCTTCCCGAGGAGGAGCGGCGGCCCGCGGCGGCAGAGGAGGGTGAGGGCGCCACCACCACGCTGCCGCCGCCGGCGAAGCCGGCCGAGCCGGTGGTCGTCAAGCCCGAGATCGAGGTGCCGCCGCCGTCCGCGGGCCGGATGGTGCGGCTGCGCTCGCGGCTGGCGCGTTCGCAGAGCACGCTCGGGCGCGGTCTGCTGGAGCTGCTCTCCCGCGACCGGCTCGACGACGAGGTGTGGGACGAGATCGAGGAGCGCCTGATCACGGCCGACGTGGGCGTCGCGCCGACGCGCGCCATCGTGGAGGAGCTGCGCACCAAGGTCAAGGTGCTGGGCAGCCGCACGCCCGAGGAGGTGCGCGGCCTGCTGCGCGAGCAACTGCTCATCCAGATCAACCCCGACCTGGACCGCACCCTGCACGTTCAGAAGCACGGCGAGCGGCCCGCGGTGGCGCTCATCGTCGGCGTCAACGGCACCGGCAAGACCACCACCACCGGCAAGCTCGCCCGAGTGCTCATCGGCGACGGCAAGAAGGTCGTCCTCGGCGCGGCGGACACCTTCCGCGCCGCGGCCGCCGACCAGTTGCAGACCTGGGGTGAGCGGGTCGGCGCCGACACGGTGCGCGGGCCCGAGGGCGGCGACCCGGCCTCCGTGGCCTTCGACGCCGTGGCCAGAGGCATGGAGGAGAAGGTCGACGTCGTCATCGTCGACACCGCCGGCCGCCTGCACACCAAGACCGGGCTCATGGACGAGCTGGGCAAGGTCAAGCGGGTCATCGAGAAGAAGGCCACGGTGGACGAGGTGCTGCTCGTCCTCGACGCCACCACTGGCCAGAACGGCATGCGCCAGGCCCAGGTGTTCGCCGAGGTCGTCAACATCACGGGCATCGCGCTGACCAAGCTCGACGGCACCGCCAAGGGCGGCATCGTGATCTCGGTGCAGCGGGAGCTGGGCGTCCCCGTCAAGCTCGTGGGGCTCGGCGAGGGACCGGACGACCTGGCGCCGTTCGACCCCGAGGTGTTCGTGGACGCGATCCTGGGCGAGTAA